A single genomic interval of Mucilaginibacter robiniae harbors:
- a CDS encoding UDP-glucuronic acid decarboxylase family protein, producing MQGKRVLITGAAGFLGSHLSDRFIKEGCRVVGMDNLITGDLRNIEHLFKLEQFEFYNHDVSKFVHVPGELDYILHFASPASPIDYLKIPIQTLKVGSLGTHNLLGLARAKGARILVASTSEVYGDPSVNPQPEEYWGNVNPVGPRGVYDEAKRFQEAITMAYHTFHGLETRIVRIFNTYGPRMRLNDGRVLPAFIGQALRGEPLTMFGDGSQTRSFCYVDDLVEGIYRLLLSDYVQPMNVGNPDEITIREFGEEIIRLTGTDQQLISKPLPTDDPKQRRPDITKAKALLGWQPKVSRQEGLKITYEYFRSLPEHEIQHKEFTQFIK from the coding sequence CTGCAAGGTAAAAGAGTACTCATCACGGGTGCAGCCGGTTTTCTGGGCTCGCACCTCTCGGACCGCTTTATTAAGGAAGGCTGCCGGGTGGTGGGTATGGATAACCTCATTACCGGCGATCTGCGCAACATCGAGCATTTGTTTAAGCTCGAGCAGTTCGAGTTTTATAACCATGACGTATCCAAGTTCGTGCACGTACCGGGCGAGCTGGACTACATTCTGCATTTTGCCTCACCGGCATCTCCCATCGACTACTTAAAGATCCCGATCCAAACACTCAAGGTAGGTTCCTTAGGCACGCATAACCTGTTGGGACTGGCCCGGGCCAAAGGCGCGCGCATCCTGGTGGCTTCCACCTCGGAGGTGTATGGCGACCCTTCGGTAAACCCGCAGCCTGAGGAGTACTGGGGCAACGTGAACCCGGTAGGCCCCAGAGGCGTGTATGATGAGGCTAAGCGCTTTCAGGAAGCCATCACTATGGCTTACCACACCTTTCACGGGCTCGAAACGCGCATCGTGCGCATCTTTAACACGTATGGCCCTAGAATGCGGCTGAATGACGGACGGGTGCTGCCAGCTTTCATTGGTCAGGCGCTGCGCGGTGAGCCGCTTACCATGTTTGGAGACGGTAGTCAGACGCGCTCGTTTTGCTACGTGGATGATCTGGTGGAGGGCATTTACCGGCTGCTGCTGAGCGATTACGTGCAGCCTATGAACGTGGGCAACCCCGATGAGATTACCATCCGGGAGTTTGGCGAGGAGATCATCAGGCTCACCGGCACCGATCAGCAGCTCATCAGTAAGCCGCTGCCCACCGATGACCCTAAGCAAAGAAGGCCGGACATCACCAAAGCCAAGGCGCTGCTGGGCTGGCAGCCCAAGGTAAGCCGGCAAGAAGGGCTCAAGATTACCTACGAGTACTTCCGCTCGCTGCCTGAACACGAAATTCAACATAAAGAATTTACACAGTTCATTAAGTAA